The proteins below are encoded in one region of Microcoleus sp. AS-A8:
- a CDS encoding FAD-binding oxidoreductase: MNAIAKGDAAASIAHKLEPLVGESSIFDWEHLPDGWQERINRANTLQNIPSCMVFPHTVEQLKSVITCADHNDWSLLPCGSGSKLGWGGVGKDVDLVISTERLNRVIEHAVGDLTVTVEAGVKLADLQNLLRQENQFLPLDPAYSQQATLGGIIATADSGSWRHRYGGVRDMLLGISFVRSDGQLAKAGGRVVKNVAGYDLMKLFTGSYGTLGILTKITFRVYPIPEASGTLVLTGEAQAIAAVTKTLLASALTPTAADLLSSVLVKQLGLSQGIGLMVRFQSVRESVQEQSSRLLEVGQNLGLQGTVYTEAEEVTLWQSLSEKIWKASQEPAITCKIGVLPTAAVTTLTKLDALTSSTGLGLIHGSGLGRLRLDPGTVTPQIIVELRQYCESQGGFLTVLEAPISLKQQLDVWGYKGNALNVMRQIKQQFDPKNILSPDRFVAGI, encoded by the coding sequence ATGAACGCGATCGCCAAGGGGGACGCAGCCGCGTCCATCGCCCACAAACTTGAACCACTTGTTGGGGAGTCTAGCATTTTTGACTGGGAACACTTGCCTGATGGGTGGCAAGAACGAATAAATCGAGCCAACACACTACAGAATATCCCCAGTTGTATGGTTTTTCCCCATACAGTCGAACAACTGAAAAGTGTTATAACTTGCGCTGATCACAACGATTGGAGCCTCCTTCCCTGCGGGAGTGGTAGTAAATTAGGCTGGGGTGGGGTGGGTAAAGATGTTGACCTCGTGATCAGTACTGAACGCCTGAACCGGGTCATTGAACATGCGGTGGGTGATTTAACGGTTACGGTAGAAGCGGGTGTTAAACTGGCTGACTTGCAAAACCTGCTTCGCCAAGAGAATCAATTTCTTCCCCTCGACCCTGCCTATTCTCAACAGGCTACCCTCGGTGGAATTATTGCCACCGCAGATAGTGGTTCTTGGCGTCATCGGTATGGCGGGGTTCGGGATATGTTGCTGGGGATTTCCTTTGTCCGCAGTGATGGGCAACTCGCTAAAGCTGGAGGTCGGGTGGTGAAGAATGTGGCGGGTTATGACTTGATGAAGCTGTTTACAGGCTCCTATGGCACGTTGGGAATATTGACAAAAATCACTTTTCGTGTATATCCAATTCCCGAAGCGTCAGGGACTCTGGTGTTAACAGGTGAAGCCCAAGCCATTGCTGCTGTGACAAAAACCCTTTTAGCTTCTGCTTTGACGCCCACCGCCGCTGATTTGCTATCTTCTGTGCTTGTCAAGCAACTGGGTTTAAGTCAAGGCATAGGCTTAATGGTACGTTTCCAAAGTGTGAGGGAAAGTGTGCAGGAGCAATCATCCCGGTTGCTTGAGGTGGGGCAAAATTTAGGGTTACAAGGCACTGTGTATACGGAGGCTGAGGAGGTAACTCTATGGCAATCATTATCAGAAAAAATTTGGAAAGCCTCACAGGAGCCTGCGATTACTTGCAAAATAGGGGTATTACCAACAGCGGCTGTTACGACTTTGACAAAGCTGGATGCGCTAACATCCTCAACGGGATTGGGGTTAATTCATGGGAGTGGGTTGGGGCGATTACGTCTTGATCCAGGAACGGTGACGCCTCAAATTATTGTGGAACTACGACAATACTGTGAGTCTCAAGGGGGTTTTCTGACGGTTTTGGAGGCACCGATTTCGTTGAAGCAGCAGCTAGATGTTTGGGGTTACAAAGGCAATGCGCTGAATGTTATGCGCCAAATTAAGCAACAGTTTGACCCGAAAAATATTTTGAGTCCTGATCGGTTTGTGGCGGGGATTTAA